One window from the genome of Podospora pseudocomata strain CBS 415.72m chromosome 6, whole genome shotgun sequence encodes:
- the RDI1 gene encoding rho GDP dissociation inhibitor (BUSCO:EOG09264KK7; EggNog:ENOG503NZGF; COG:T) → MSIAPRWKACYRDNGIETEMGREQDISAFARVKLGASRESSSMPRQAAGNAAGAGAVHSSRAPVVPSKTVIHCWLAIVLCNDSSGWPCLRLSTLGSCLTLLNTTNCILPYLPRPHHTIHFSIFSLSLSKPTTPIFLPPPSPTEINMSSGNKVTFQENSEEKTDANGRGRALSGAKAPDPGLIRTPSRRLPSPYPHHDALDEQTSPIGSALKRAKNTASAVFCLANANQTHSDEGDESLQRYKASLGLTGGNNLSDPNDPRVCIIQSLTMESPGRPPVVIDLSAPGSVDSLKKTPFKIKEGVTFTMSAQFKVQHEILSGLHYVQVIKRKGITIPGVGKSDEMIGSYAPNTDKQPFYTKKFQEETAPSGMLVRGTYHVASSFVDDDKKTHLKFDWAFEIAKDW, encoded by the exons ATGAGCATTGCACCTCGGTGGAAGGCTTGTTATCGTGATAATGGAATAGAGACGGAAATGGGGCGGGAGCAAGATATAAGTGCTTTTGCTAGGGTTAAACTTGGAGCATCCCGGGAGTCGAGCTCAATGCCCCGTCAAGCTGCCGGGAACGCTGCCGGAGCAGGTGCTGTTCACTCGTCGAGAGCCCCGGTTGTTCCGTCGAAAACCGTTATTCACTGCTGGCTGGCTATTGTTCTCTGCAACGACTCGTCTGGCTGGCCCTGCCTGAGGCTTTCGACACTCGGAAGCTGTCTTAcccttctcaacaccaccaactgCATTCTTCCCTACCTCCCGCGGcctcaccacaccatccactTCAGcattttctctctttctctctcaaaaCCCACAACACCTATTTTTCTCCCGCCCCCGAGTCCAACTGAGATCAACATGTCTTCTGGAAATAAAGTCACGTTCCAGGAGAACTCGGAGGAGAAGACAGATGCCAATGGCCGTGGTCGCGCTTTGAGTGGTGCCAAAGCCCCGGACCCGGGCTTGATTCGAACACCCTCCCGCCGTCTTCCGTCTCCATACCCCCATCACGATGCTCTGGATGAGCAGACGAGTCCCATCGGCAGCGCCTTGAAGCGTGCCAAAAACACTGCCTCTGCTGTCTTCTGTCTGGCCAACGCTAACCAAACCCACTCAGACGAGGGCGATGAGTCTCTCCAGCGCTACAAGGCTTCTCTTGGTCTGACTGGCGGGAATAACCTCTCCGACCCCAACGACCCTCGTGTCTGCATCATTCAGTCTCTTACCATGGAGTCTCCTGGTCGTCCCCCGGTTGTCATCGACCTCTCGGCCCCCGGCAGTGTTGACAGCCTCAAGAAGACACcattcaagatcaaggagggcgTCACCTTCACCATGAGCGCCCAGTTCAAGGTTCAGCATGAGATCCTCAGCGGTCTCCATTACGTTCAGGTTATCAAGCGCAAGGGTATTACGATCCCTGGTGTTGGCAAGTCTGACGAAATGATT GGCTCTTATGCTCCCAACACCGACAAGCAGCCCTTCTACACAAAGAAGT TCCAAGAAGAGACGGCCCCAAGCGGCATGCTCGTCAGAGGCACATACCATGTTGCCTCTAGTTTtgttgacgacgacaagaagacCCATCTCAAGTTCGATTGGGCCTTTGAGATTGCTAAGGACTGGTAA
- the PPG1 gene encoding putative serine/threonine protein phosphatase (COG:G; COG:T; EggNog:ENOG503NUI4) encodes MPGLPSSVDLDECIARLYKKELLAESVIEAICAKTKELLMRESNVVHVKAPVTVVGDIHGQFYDLIEIFRIGGFCPDTNYLFLGDYVDRGMFSVETISLLVCLKLRYPNRLHLIRGNHESRGVTQSYGFYTECSRKYGNANVWHHFTDMFDYLTLSVVIDDRIFCVHGGLSPSIHSIDQIKIIDRFREIPHEGPMADLVWSDPDPERDEFSLSPRGAGYTFGSQVVKKFLEVNKMEHILRAHQLCQEGYQTLFDNQLSTVWSAPNYCYRCGNMASVLEVGENGERVFNVFEAAPENDQVKDMQMGQDKMGEQGQLPDYFL; translated from the exons ATGCCAGGCCTCCCTT CCTCCGTCGACCTCGACGAATGTATCGCCCGTCTTTACAAGAAGGAACTCCTCGCCGAGTCGGTCATCGAGGCGATATGCGCCAAAACAAAAGAGCTCCTCATGAGGGAGTCTAATGTTGTCCATGTCAAAGCCCCAGTAACCGTCGTCGGCGATATCCACGGCCAGTTCTACGACCTGATTGAGATCTTCCGCATCGGAGGTTTCTGTCCCGACACCAACTATCTATTTCTAGGTGACTATGTCGACCGCGGCATGTTCTCAGTCGAGACCATCTCGCTGCTCGTATGCCTCAAGCTGCGCTACCCCAACCGGCTGCACCTTATCAGGGGCAACCACGAGTCTCGAGGCGTAACACAGTCTTATGGGTTCTACACGGAATGCTCGAGGAAATACGGCAACGCCAACGTCTGGCACCATTTCACGGACATGTTTGACTACTTGACGTTGAGTGTGGTGATTGACGACAGGATATTCTGCGTACATGGTG GCCTCTCCCCATCAATCCACTCCATCGACCAAATCAAGATCATAGACCGCTTCCGCGAGATTCCCCACGAAGGCCCCATGGCCGATCTCGTCTGGTCCGATCCCGACCCCGAGCGCGACGAGTTCTCCCTGTCACCCCGCGGCGCAGGCTACACATTTGGGTCACAAGTCGTGAAGAAGTTTCTCGAAGTCAACAAGATGGAACACATCCTCCGCGCCCATCAGCTGTGCCAGGAGGGATATCAGACGCTGTTTGACAACCAGCTGTCAACGGTGTGGAGCGCCCCAAATTACTGTTACCGCTGTGGAAACATGGCGAGTGTGCTGGAAGTGGGGGAGAACGGAGAGAGGGTGTTCAACGTTTTCGAAGCCGCGCCCGAGAATGACCAGGTCAAGGACATGCAGATGGGGCAGGATAAGATGGGGGAGCAGGGGCAGTTGCCGGATTACTTCTTAtaa